TAACCACACAAAACTCAACTGtgtaaaaaaccccaaacacagcaggAAGAGCAGGCACGTCGCCAGCCCCCACTGAGTGCCCCTGCGACGCTGCTTTAATCACACTGCTTCCAACATCAGGACTGGGTTTGTACTCGGGCCTGGGGCTCTGACTGAAGGAAGCCAGGCAGGCTGACACCTTACCCTCTGGTCTATCAGCTCCTGGCACGGCGTACTAAGGTTTCCCTGAGCCCATCCCTACATTCTACCTGAGCAAGTAACGTGGGGTTCCTCAGCGACAGAGGCTCATTCTGAAAATACACTTGTCATACCCTCTGAATGGGCCTAAAAAGCTGGTGGAGATGGAGCCCTCAGAAAATGACTGAAGACCCTGGAAAGGAAGAACAAGCCCACAGACAGGCCCAACAGGCGAGGTAAATATGGAATCCACATACTCAAAACCTACATACACCAAGGCGTATAACACAACTATATGGGTGAACTCAAAGGCCTGAGCTCTTTCCTCCCGAGAACAGACCACCTGGTTACTAGTCTGGTTCATTCTACCCACACTCTCTCCCCCAGCCAGAGTCTCTCTCCActgtctctccttctccttccccatcaCGCCCCTCCCTTCTATCAGGCCTTCACCCCGACCATACAGGCCTGGATCAGTTGTCCCTCTTCTGCGCCCACGACATCACTTTGTGTTTCAGTGGCCTGCTTACTCTTCAGGCTCCCTACCTGAAGCCAGTGTCAGACTTGTCAATCAAGCCCTGGTATTAATTAGCAAGAGGAAATGGTACGGCCCAGGACACAGGCCAGTAGGTAAGTCAGATGGGTTCACCAACGTGCAATGCCCACTCAGGTACCTACTGGTGCCAACCTTATGCCAGGGCTGGGGCCAGACATGGGAGACAGCCCCAGCTTGCCTTCAAAGAGCATTGCCTGGGGACCAGCACACCAAACGGCTCGTGCTACATGCTACGCCAAGggtggcaaactttttctgtaaagggccagatactaaatatttcaggctttgagGCCATCgcatctctgttgcaactattcagaTCTGTAGCTGTAATGGGAAAACAGCCCTAGACAATACCTAAATGACGGTGctgcaataaaactttacttatggaCACGgatatttgaatttcatatattgATACTTTTCCCATGTCATGAaatcttcttctgtttttttttaaccatttgaaaacatttttagctCATGGGCCGTGCAAAAACAGGTGGCAGCCTGTAGTTTGCCGATCTTGTGCTAGACTAACATTGCAATGGAGGGCAGACAGAGAGGGAGGCTGAAGGATGGCGCCAGGGTGGGGTGACAAGCGTGCAGGAGCACTGCCTAGTAAAAAAACATCGGTCACTATGGCCTAGGAGCTGTGGtaaggacatttttaaaatgtattgaatcCACACAACAGGCAGGAATTATTGGTCCCTTTGGTAAGGGGTCCAGAAAGGTTAAGAAAAGTGCTCCTGGGAGCTCAGCCGGAAAGGGCCAGGGCCAGAAAAAGTTCAACCCAATACTGAGAATGGTTGTCAGAAAGACACAGAGCCCGCCCTGCCATAGTCtggcccagtggttctcaaagtgtggcccccaGGCCACCGGCACCAGCAGCACCTGgaagctggttagaaatgcaaattctcagcccCGCCCAGACAACAGACTCAAACTCTGAGGGTGGTGCCCAGCCGTCagttttaacaagccctcagGGTGAGTCTGATGCATGCTCGAATTTGCGCACCACTGGTTTAAAAGGAAACAGTAGTGAACTACAGCCTAAGACAGTCCCACGAAGGAGGGGTACAGCAGGGCTCCTCATTCCTGGGAACTGGGGAGAGCTTCCCAAAGGAAGGTACATTTGAGTAGAGTCGTTAGGGATGAACCAAGTTCCCCACTATGATATTTTCCAAAACTtgatagggagaaaaaaaatcacccgtGGGGAATAAAAACTtgatagggagaaaaaaaatcacccgtGGGGAAGGGACTCTGTTAACAAATACACATGCTGGGGGGTCCCTCCCCCGGAGACTCCAGCCGGGAGGGCTGGTGGAGTCCTCGGAAACTATCTTTTGAATGGGCTGCAGGTGATGCTTATCATCAGAACTGCTTGGGTGGCGcttggctggggaggggagggaagaaagggtaTCGAGGCGGGGAACCAGCACCGCAAACACCGGGAGGTGGGAcggccaggccccgcccccgggcGGTACAAACCCAGGGTCAGCCGCGGTGTCGACTCCGGCTGTTACCTGGGACGAGGCAGGGCCGCCCGCGCGGCACCCGCTCCAGGCCGCAAACCGAGAAGGCCCCGCTCGGGTCCCGCAGCCGCGCctcgccgccgcccgccgccagCACCGTGCCCTGCATCCATACGGCCGTCAGCTCCAGCGGCCCACGGCCCGCCGCCTCCCGCGACAGCCGCCACGCGCCCGGGCAGCCCTCCGCGTCGCGCCGCAGCTGCTCCGCCAGAACCTTGAGCGGCGGCGACCGCGGCAGCCTCACAGACGTGGGGCACCCGCCGGGCGAGGAGGCAGTGGGCGCCGCCGCCATTCTGCCCCGCCTCCTCTTTCCCGCCAACCTTGATGAGCGGCGAGACCCGGTCCGCAGCCACCAATCAGGGCGCGCTGGCGGAGCCGGCCAGTGGTCGGCGTTGGGAGGCGGGGCCGCCGGACAGAGcggccccactcccaccccaggagTGCGCAGGCGTACGTAAAGAAAATAACCGACCCGCAAGCTAGGAATGgatgaaatgaattaaaagagaaaaaataaatggagggaGGTACAGAACTCCCTGTTTCCAGGCACCTCAAAATTTGGCGTGCACGCAAATCATCTGGAGAATGTGAGTATTCATCTTTATATCGCCTTGCCTAGTACGGTTCTCTGAGGCTAACAAATAACGTGCAAATACGGAAATGGATTGTAGCAATGGTGAGCCTATGTTTATTGGGAGTTATCAAGAATCGAGTCGAGAGATAAGGCTGTAAAGGGGACAGGAACAGCTAGTAAAATTGCCCtttcttttattactatttttatttattatattttaataacaaaataatttaaaagttaataagatatattactgtatttttcacAAAAGGAATgaatgttcattgtagaaaatttagaaaaggaaATCTAGAATAAGAAAAGAATTGTAAAAATCACTCAGAGATATCTACCCACTATTGGTGTATTAGCAttcaggttttaaaatatatacatgtgtatatatatttttatacacaaatattgttttgtatattactttcacttaataataaacATCTTTCCATATCAACAAATATCCCTCTGCTTCCTCTTGAATGACTGCGTTAAGATTCTATTTGTCTCATCACCTACCTAACCAATATCCTAGAGGTGGACATTAGgctatttccagtttttcactttaTAAGTCGCTACTGTGAACCTATCTAGAGCTAAATCTTTGTGCATGTTTCAGATAACtttctagaaatagaattgctCCCGAAAAATTGCGTGTCCCCAATCAGTCAAATCCACAAATCCTAAACCAAGCAATCCTGTAAATCAAGACCAGTTGTCAGAAGACTTTGTCCTCCCAGGGCCTCCCGCAATACCTGGCTTACAGAGGGTATTCACCAAGAGGTCGATTTTTATAAAGCAGCTAAGAAATACTCAGCCGGGTTCTGACCTAAGAGCTTTAAAGGGAGTATCCCATGTACCCACACCCTGTAAATACTGTTCTACAAAGGGGGAAACGAAGGCTCACAGAAGCTAGGTGGCTTGCCCACAGCCTCTCTGGCAGTAGCCTCCGTGGGATCCTGGCCTCTATACCTCAACCCTAAGTTGTAGAGTAACCAGGCTTCTAACTtgagaaggaagcagagatttTAACCAGGAGAGAATCCCACCCGCTTCAAGCCTGGTGAGTCCCCACTGGCCTTCCCCAAGGCACCTGAAGGCCAGAAAAGTGATGGGGAAGGGAGTTGAAGTAAAGCCCTGGGAATTTCCCACCATTCTCTTGGCCttcaaatttgtgtgtgtgtgtgcacggacacacacacacacacacacacactgggcaCTGATATGTTCAGACTAGTGTTTTGGAAAGATCACTCTGCCAGCAACATGCATGGAGCTTGAGGGGTGTCCCAGTTTATAACCTCCTATGGTGTCATCCCTCCACC
This portion of the Pseudorca crassidens isolate mPseCra1 chromosome 15, mPseCra1.hap1, whole genome shotgun sequence genome encodes:
- the RMI2 gene encoding recQ-mediated genome instability protein 2 — translated: MAAAPTASSPGGCPTSVRLPRSPPLKVLAEQLRRDAEGCPGAWRLSREAAGRGPLELTAVWMQGTVLAAGGGEARLRDPSGAFSVCGLERVPRGRPCLVPGKYVMVMGVVQACKPEPCLQAVKMTDLSDNPLHESMWELEVEDLHRNIP